The Peribacillus muralis DNA segment CTCCTCCGAAAGAGAGCAGAAGAAATCGTTGATATGGTTGATAAATTAGGTATAGAATTTAGTTCTATGGAAGAAACAATAAGTGGTGACGTTTATGTAGGTGGTGGGGAAACGGACGCCATGAGACTGATTGCACAGGTAGTAAAAGGTTTACAATTACGTTATCCAAATATACGGTATCACCTGTACAGCGGAAACGAAGACGATGTGACTGAGCGGCTTGACAAAGGATTGCTTGATTTTGGTATTTTAATTGAACCAGCTGATTTATCTAAATACAATTTTATCAATATCCCAACCAAAGATGTTTGGGGCGTTGTTATGAGGAAAGACAGTCCTCTTGCTTTCAAAGATACCATTCAAGCACTGGATTTATTAAATTTACCGCTAATCTGTTCACGGCAGGCTATGAAAAAGACATTGTCTAAAAATGAATTTGCAGATTGGTTTGGTGAAAATTTCGATAAATTAAACGTCGTGACTACCTACAATCTTGCATATAATGCTGCAA contains these protein-coding regions:
- a CDS encoding LysR family transcriptional regulator; its protein translation is MEFRVLRYFLTVAREGSITGAANFLHVTQPTLSRQLKDLEQELGKKLFTRSSHSIILTDEGMLLRKRAEEIVDMVDKLGIEFSSMEETISGDVYVGGGETDAMRLIAQVVKGLQLRYPNIRYHLYSGNEDDVTERLDKGLLDFGILIEPADLSKYNFINIPTKDVWGVVMRKDSPLAFKDTIQALDLLNLPLICSRQAMKKTLSKNEFADWFGENFDKLNVVTTYNLAYNAAIMVEEGIGYAITLDKIVNTSSESNLCFRPLEPRLESGLNIVWKKHQVFSAAAEMFLKEIHGKFSYSLSDG